The nucleotide window GGTCTTTGGGAGGGCTACGTTAAGGGATCATTTGAGTCCCCTGCCCCATCCGTGGGAGGCGATAGCATCCACCCTCTTCCTCAAACATTCTAGAATGAGGTGAGGCGGAGCTCAGGATTTCTTCAGTgagttgggaggaggaggaggaaggacaccGGGCCCAGGTGTGAAGGGACTGGGAACTTCAGGACCCCCAGCTGACCTGGGTCATCAGCTGCCTGGCCCCTGGCCGGCAGTTtaaccccttccccaccccacccccgccccaccttCCAGAGGTTTCCCGACAGAGCGGAGGGCTCTCCCGAATGCTGTGGGGACAGAGGTCTGGCCTCGCCCGCGCAGCCACCTCGCCAGCTCCCCGGTCCCAGCCCTCTCCCGCCAATGGGCCGGCTCCCTGCCAGCTCCCCACGGCCTCCGCCTGCCACGTCCAGTTCGCATCGCTCCCTGAATACCCCGCGGTGCCAGGGCCATGACGGGAAGGAGCTGCCCTGGCCGGCCACGTGCAGGCGTCTGCTCGCCCTGCAGCCTCAGGAGGCTCGGGCACAGGCCTGCGCCCTCGCCACCCCAGCTGCCAGCCCCTCACGCGGTCCccccacacgcacacacgcgcacgTGCGGGGGCCCCAGCAGGCCCACGGGTGGCCCCGAGAGCAGGTGAGAGGCTGCCAGAGGGCGGgcgggctggggcctggggcaggaggagcgGCTGCGCACCCACCTGCGGAACGCAGCTCTGGACGGcgctcccgccccccgccggctGTTCGAGGCCGGCCTCCGAGGCCTTTGGCGGACAGAGGGGTGCGGAGGGAAAGGGGACCCCGTGTTGCCcgtcccctcccgcccctcctcTTCCACGCAGCCCCGGGGACCCGGCAGGCTAGGTAGACGGTGGCACCCGCGCCAGAGTTCAGGTCGGGTtgccgggggggggggacacgCCGGGCTGAGGCCTCGGGACGGTGCCCGGCGTCTCCGACTTGGCAGCTGCAGGCCACACATTCGCAAGCAAGCTCCCAGGGCATGCCAGACCTTAAGTCCTGCTCCCGCCGCCCTTGGCCTGGCCTGAATGCCTGGCACGGCCGCTCCATGTTCTCAGAGGCTGCCAATGCGTCTTGTTTGGCGCGGACCGGGAGCAACCTCGCTCGCAGGACTGCGCCTGCTTTCAGAGAGCGAGACAAGGAGGCCCTATTGGTCTGGGGCGCGGGCTCCAGGAAGCCTGGCCCTTTCCCTCGCTCACACCTGTGGGCACTGGGCCGGAGGCCTCGGCGCCGCAACCACTTCTTGCCTTTGCTGTCAGGGCCAGGGGTCCAGCGAGCTCCAAGCACAGCTTGACAGGGCTCGAGGCCCTCCCCGGAGTCCTCGGGGACACCCTGCCCGGCTCCTTGTCCggccagccctcccctccctgtgcAGTTCCACCAGCTTCCAGAGTGGAAATGAGGCTCTGCTGGCAAGCccgcccagcccccaccctgccagCCTGTCCACTGCCCGGGCCCAGCCGGGAGCGGGCGGCGGGGGAACCAGCCACGCCTTGTCCTCGGCCTCGGTCACAGGGCCCTGGTGGAGGGCCTCCCGGCCGTCAGCctccgtccccccaccccacgccccgAGAGTGAGCCTGCACTAGAGCCCAGGGCCCCTGCCTGTGGCCCCCAGATGCAGCAACATCAAGCCTGGCTGCTTCGAGCCGAATCATCTCGAGCCCCCACTCCTCCAGGACACGTCCCACGAGCCCACGTGGAGCCTGGGTGGCCAGTCTCACCCCGGTTGGCCTTTCCAGTGCCGTCCTGCTCTACTCTGGCGGCCGGGCCAGATCTGGGGGCGGAGGCTCCCAGGGAGACCCCTGGCCCTTCCCAGCCCCCGGCGGGCTAGAGGAGGCCTGGTCttgcccacctcccaccacagCCTCCCCTGGGCCCGGCCAGACGACCCCATCCACCCCCACCTATCCAGGTGAGCCGTGGATCCCAAGGCCTTCCCAGGCTCCCACTGGGCGTTCCAGCCCTGACTCATCCCCCCTGTGAGGTAGCGGCTTTGGCAGGGGTGCCAGGCAAGAAGACAAcagtctcctccctctctcccattccATCTTGCTCTCCTGCCTCCATCCTCCCCTTCCTGTTCTCTCCGACCACTCGTCCTCGTCCCAGCCCCGGGCTTCCAGTGGTTCCCAAGCAAGGGTCCCAAGCAGTGGCAGCAGGCACCCAGGGCCTCGGCCTGTCCTGTTCTGCGCTGGAGGTTGCAGAAtcaggggaagaaggagggacaCCTTGTCAGGTAGGCAAGCACAGGGCCTCCTCCCTACTCGACACCAGGACCTCCCGGGGGCTCCGCTGGGTCCTGCCCGGCCAGTCTGGGGCTGGCAGGACCTGGGGTGTGATCGTGGTGTCTTGGGGCTTGAGGGAGCCAGGCAGACTGGGTGCTCCCCTGACGTGGGGGACGCTTACTTTGCTGTGTCACCTGGGACAGGCAGGCAGCTTCTCTGAGCTTGCCACTGGGGGCCATGCACTCAGGAGGGCCGCTGGGACCTGCTGGGGGCACTCTGGGGCTGGCCCTCCAGCCGAGTCCACTGAACCATGTCCTGGGTCTGTGACCTCGGCCTGCCCAGCACACTGCACCCCGGGTCACCAGTGTCCTCGGGGATAGTGGGAGCCGGGGCAAGCTACATGACCCacttaggggatgcctggggagCATGCAAGGGGCTGGCAGGACTGGGATCGATGGGAACCTGGGGCACAGAGTAGTTGTGCCCTGGCCTGCTGGTGGGAGGGCTCCAGGGGGCTGCGcagcacccagcccagccccacaccAACCGGGCTCGCCCAACAAAGCAGCAGACCGGGCCGAGATGCTCTCGAGGCTTAAATCCAGCAGAGCCCTCCAGTCCCCGGGGACTCCTGCCACGTTTATTTGCAGCAGTCAGGCTCAGAGGTGCCCCGGGCCCCACTGAAGCCCGTCACGGCCCCAAGTGAGGAGGGTCTGCAGGAAGCCCCAGGCCCCCGGCCAGGCTCACTGCCCACAGATGCACGCGGGGCAACCCCGGACACCGGAGCCCGGGAGCGGAGCAGGGCAGGCACACGGACGCCCGCGGAACACATGGGGAAATGAGGCTGGCTGGGACTTTCTGGGGGAAATCCGGGAGGGTGAgggtggtgggagaggcaggggctCGGCCTTTCCCTGTACGGGACCTTCCAGCAGAGGAGCCTCtggatgggggaaggaaggaggtggtAAAAACGGGCCCCTGGGGCAGGTTCGGGCAGGGCAGCTTCCCCCTCACGCCCACCCCGCTGCCTGGCCTGGGGGAGACTTCGGACAAGCCCGATCCTGCCTGCCACCTTGGCAGCAGCCAGCTCCCCTCTGGTGGCCTCTCCGGGGGGCTGGGCCACGGGCAGAAGGAAGGCAGGAGCCGGTGTGGGAGCCCCGGGGCTCTGCAGGCCAAGCCAGGGGGAGTCTTGCGGGCCAGGAGAGGGTGCCGAGGCCCTGGGGGGCCTtagggaggggagctgggggccgcgccccctccccggcagCGATTGGCCGGGAGGCCGCCCCTCTCTCTGTCCGCAGTGCCTCCGTGGCTCCCCCAGGCCTCAGCCCAGCGTGCCCAGCAGGGTGTCTTGGCCTCTCgacttttcttcagaaaatgtGGGTGTGCTGCAAGGGGGAGCTCAGGCAGGAAAGGAAGTGACTCATGGTGGTCTAGCTCAATGCTGACTGCACCACAGGGCCCGGAGCATGTGGGATCGGCCCTGGCCACAATAGGTTATTCAAATCCCAATTCTTCAAAGCCTTTATGGGGCAGACAgctgcctttccctctctgccccctccactCCCTTTGCTCGCCTCACTGACCCCTGTCCCCAGGCAGGCTGCCAGCtgagggggtgtgtggggggcagtgggcggggggggggtgaacGCGACTCACTGACCGGCAAGACGACCCATTGCCCATGAAAGCCGTTGTCCTGCCCAGGATCAGAGGGGAGCGGAAGGAGGTGTCTCCCGCCTGCCCACGCCCCGTCCCTCTGCCACCTTCCCCCACGCCACTCCCGCCTTGGGGTCCGGCTGGCCCCATGTGAGGGATGGTGAACACGGTGCCAACACGTGCGGGTCCTCAGCTCCTGGTGTTTGGAGGTTTTCGGGAAAGGGCCCAGGGGGCACGTACGGGTGCCAGCCGGGCCCTCCTGAccgcccctcctcaccccagccTCCCAGGCATGCCCACCATGTGGCCCCTGTGGCTCGTCGCCTCCCTGCTGGCCCTGAGCCAGGCCCTGCCCTTTGAGCAGAAGGGCTTCTGGGACTTCACCCTGGACGACGGGCTGCCCATGCTGAACGACGAGGAGGCTTCAGGCGCTGAGACAACTTCAGGCGTCCCGGACCTGGACGCCCTCACGCCCACCTACAGCGCCATGTGTCCTTTTGGCTGCCACTGCCACCTGCGGGTTGTTCAGTGCTCCGACCTGGGTCAGTCCCGGGACCAGGGCGGGGCGGGTGCAGGAAGGCGCCGGCCGGCCTCGGTGCCCTACTGGGGAGACACACACCTGCCCGGCGGGATGGCACGAAGGGGTGGGGTCAGGGATGGGGTGACTCCAGCGCGCGGGCGTGGGGAGCCTGGTTTCAGCGTGGAATGGTGTCCGGTTGCTCGGCTGCCGGCGAGCGGAGAGTGAGAAGGGCCCTCACCTGTGGCAGAGCCCCTGCACGagcgcgtgtgtgcgtgtgtgcgtgtgtgtcccCTGCTCGGAGGCGCTCACACTGGTGACGGCGGCCCCGGCCCCCAGGTCTGAAGGCCGTGCCCAAGGAGATCTCACCCGACACGATGCTGCTGGACCTGCAGAACAACGACATCTCAGAGCTCCGCGCCGATGACTTCAAGGGCCTCCACCACCTCTACGTAAggccgcccgggccgccgcgGGGCTCGGAGGTGGCAGTGTCAGGGGTTGGGCGCTTACGGCTGTGGGGGCAGATGTGTGCAGTGCGAGAGGGGGCGGGGGCCGTGGAGTCTGGACGAGGGCTCGGTGGGAGTGCCCCAGGACCCAGGTCACATGTGTGGATGTCAGCAGCCACAAGCACGGGACACAGTCGCTCAGCCCCACTCCCTCTCCAGCTGAGAACTTCTTGCTGTACTGCTGCATCCCAGCGACATGAGAAGGAAACAGTCTCTCACGGCCCGGGTGCCAGCCAGGAAACCGGGGTGCCGCGAGGCGGTGGGCCATGCGGGCAATAATGACATGGCCAGGCCCGAGCGCTGGCTCCGGGCTCTACACGCTGCCCGCAGGATCCCCTCAAGGCCCCACTGGCAGCCCCACTGATCGCCAACCCCGGGCGGCCAGGGAGGGGGAAAGTGGTGAGGGCAGGGCGGAGTGGGGAGCCGGTGCCTTCACGTCCCacgccctccctgccccaggctctcGTCCTGGTGAACAACAAGATCTCCAAGATCCACGAGAAGGCCTTCAGCCCCCTGCGGAAGCTGCAGAAGCTCTACATCTCCAAGAACCACCTGGTGGAGATCCCTCCCAACCTGCCCAGCTCCCTGGTGGAGCTCCGCATCCATGACAACCGCATCCGCAAGGTGCCAAAGGGCGTGTTCAGCGGGCTGCGAAACATGAACTGCATCGGTGAGTGCGGCCTGGCCAACCCCGTGGCCGGCGGGAAGGGCGCAGGGAGAGGGACCTCTTCCAGCCGGCGTGGCCGGGTGCCATGGACAAGCCTGGTGGGCTTCATAGAACATTCCAGAGGCTGGTCTCGGGGCATGCCCCAGGGCTGCCATGGCAAGATGAAGAGAAACCTGGGGTCcgtagagagaaggaagggaaagggccAGTGCAGCCAGACGGCCAGCCGGGGTCCACCAAGGGCCCAGCCAGAGGAGCTGAGCAGCTGATCTCTGGGTCCCGtccctttcctcctgcctcccttcctcccggAGGCCGATGCCTGGGCCAACACCCTTGGGAGGTCACGGTCTTGGACAGCCAGGAGTTCGCGATCAGCCCGGTACATTAGCAGGGCTGCTTtctgggggacctgggggagcCGGGCCCGTCAGGCCAGCCCAAGCCAGGAGGCCAGCAGGACTTGGGGCTGTGCGGGCGGCCACCGAGCGCCGGCGCTGGGGCTGAGCAGGGCCTCTCTCCTAGAGATGGGCGGGAACCCCCTGGAAAACAGTGGCTTTGAGCCTGGAGCCTTCGATGGCCTGAAGCTCAACTACCTGCGCATCTCTGAGGCCAAGCTCACCGGCATCCCCAAAGGTAGGAAGGCAGCCCTTTCCCCCTGCTGTCCAGCGTCCATGGCACAGGTGGGCGCCAGTGGGGGGGGCCCGGAGATATCTGGAGTCACCAGTCAACTCAGGGAAGGCTTGGGGAGCCCTGTGCTCCCGTCGTCACCCCGCACTCAGACCCAGCCCACACACCTGGCCTCCCCCCACCTGCATTCCCCTGCAAGCACCCTGTCTTCCTGGCAGACCTCCCCGAGACCCTGAATGAACTCCACCTGGACCACAACAAAATCCAGGCCATCGAGCTGGAGGACCTGCTCCGTTACTCCAAGCTGTACAGGTGGGCTGGGGATCCAAGCCGGGCGCCCTGCCCCCACTGCTCTTCACTCCTCTACCTTTCGGTACATGTCACGTGTCCTTTGCAGGTTGGGCCTGGGCCACAACCAGATCCGCATGATCGAGAACGGGAGCCTAAGCTTCCTGCCCACCCTGCGGGAGCTGCACTTGGATAATAACAAGCTGTCCAGGGTGCCTTCCGGCCTTCCGGACCTCAAGCTCCTGCAGGTGagagccgcccgccgcccccaTGCCGGCTGCCCTGAGCCGGAGGGGCCTAGTAGGGCCTTGCTGTGCCGCTGGCCAGCCGCTCCTGCTCTCCCTGCGCCCCCTCGTCATCTGGAAAGAAGCAATCACAGGGATCCGTGCTGAGGAAGCAGGGAAGGCGAGCGGGGACTGCACTGGGGATGGCGGGCTGGGGGTGCGTGGAGTGGGGGTGCGAGGTGCCCGCAGGAGTTGGCCTGGTAGATTTTGCAGCTGAAGTTTTCGTAGGCGGTGGGACCCCAGAAAGGCACGGCGGAGCCTGGGGGGTCAGGGAGCAGCCTGGGCACTGGAGGTGCACAGATGTGCGGCTGGGGGggttcagctcagggcaggaagTAGGTCGAGGTGGGAAGGGGGGTGCAGGGTCTTGCCTGGGGTTCTTTCAGGGACCTCGTCCCTGGCTTGGCTTCCAGTCTCTTCCTCGGCCCCATTGGCACTGGCCAGGAGACCTGCCCGCTCACAGGCTGTCCGGACGGGCcctgccccggggaggggggctggcGGGGGCGCCCAGATGCTGCCTCACGGAGGCCCGTTCCCGGCTAAGCGCGCCCTCTAGCGGCCGCTGTCCGCTCTGCCTCTAGAGGGCGCTGCTGCAGTCTGAGCACCTCCTCGCTTGGGGGTTTCCTCCGCCCCCCCATCCAGAGTGGGGCTTCGGGAGGTTGAGGGCTGCCGGAGAGCGAGCGCCCCTGGGGCCCGGAAGGAAGAGGAGGTCATATCCGGGCTCCTTCTCCTCTCGCACCTATGCCACGGGGTCTCCGGAGTGACCGGCTGCGGCCCAGGGGCAGGCCTGGAGTTTGGGAAGCCCGGGGGagccccaggtgccctccttcctGCACCCGAACCCACGTCCCGTGCCCCTCACTTCCCACCGCCACGCGCCGCATCCGGGCCCCTCATCCCGGCCCCTGGCCACGCACCTGTGCCTCCACATCCCAAGCAACACCTACCGGAGAGCCACCCCCAAGCCTCGGTTGGCTCCTCCCAACAATGGAAGGACCACGTCCTGGCCCTCCAAGGGCAAGCGCGGCCATGAAACCCCACCCGTGGGGCGGCCCGGCGGGACTCAGCCAGGAGGGAAGGCCCGAGCCCTCTGCCGTCTGGTCTGCCCGCCACTGGGCGGCCGGCTGGACCGGGCTGGGAGGGCAGGCGCTGGGCCTGAGccaccccctctgcccccaggtgGTGTACCTGCACACCAACAACATCACCAAGGTGGGCGTCAACGACTTCTGCCCTGTGGGCTTCGGGGTCAAGCGGGCCTACTACAACGGCATCAGCCTCTTCAATAACCCCGTGCCCTACTGGGAGGTGCAGCCGGCCACTTTCCGCTGCGTCACTGACCGCCTGGCCATCCAGTTTGGCAACTACAAAA belongs to Canis lupus familiaris isolate Mischka breed German Shepherd chromosome X, alternate assembly UU_Cfam_GSD_1.0, whole genome shotgun sequence and includes:
- the BGN gene encoding biglycan precursor, which gives rise to MWPLWLVASLLALSQALPFEQKGFWDFTLDDGLPMLNDEEASGAETTSGVPDLDALTPTYSAMCPFGCHCHLRVVQCSDLGLKAVPKEISPDTMLLDLQNNDISELRADDFKGLHHLYALVLVNNKISKIHEKAFSPLRKLQKLYISKNHLVEIPPNLPSSLVELRIHDNRIRKVPKGVFSGLRNMNCIEMGGNPLENSGFEPGAFDGLKLNYLRISEAKLTGIPKDLPETLNELHLDHNKIQAIELEDLLRYSKLYRLGLGHNQIRMIENGSLSFLPTLRELHLDNNKLSRVPSGLPDLKLLQVVYLHTNNITKVGVNDFCPVGFGVKRAYYNGISLFNNPVPYWEVQPATFRCVTDRLAIQFGNYKK